A stretch of Acropora palmata chromosome 9, jaAcrPala1.3, whole genome shotgun sequence DNA encodes these proteins:
- the LOC141891817 gene encoding CGG triplet repeat-binding protein 1-like — MFLVDKLLEAASHKRNAERQDGGKLQSLKTVMNCKTVAQVEKVSFCQEWIKVCITANIPLYKSDDNPLMREFLQSSVVNGGAIPKCSPLHDYCLFDVYQTERANLKEIIKNKNVALVEDKLSDDEGHYVLDIIAVLLDFDELSPNGNSVAYLLETHFLNTTNNRTVSKTVVKTVH; from the coding sequence ATGTTTCTGGTGGACAAGCTCCTGGAAGCAGCCTCACACAAGCGGAACGCAGAAAGACAGGACGGTGGGAAGCTGCAAAGTCTCAAAACAGTgatgaactgcaaaacagTGGCTCAAGTAGAGAAAGTTAGCTTTTGTCAGGAGTGGATCAAAGTGTGTATCACAGCAAACATTCCTCTTTACAAGTCAGATGATAACCCCCTGATGAGAGAATTTCTGCAATCGTCTGTTGTTAATGGTGGAGCCATTCCCAAATGTTCTCCTCTACACGATTATTGCCTTTTTGACGTCTATCAAACAGAGAGGGCTAATTTGAAAGAGatcatcaaaaacaaaaacgtggCACTGGTTGAAGACAAGCTGAGCGATGATGAAGGTCACTACGTACTAGACATCATAGCTGTGTTGTTGGACTTTGACGAGCTTTCCCCCAATGGGAATTCCGTGGCATATTTGCTGGAGACGCATTTCTTAAATACAACTAACAATAGGACTGTGTCCAAGACAGTTGTGAAAACCGTACACTAA